One genomic region from Polyangiaceae bacterium encodes:
- a CDS encoding efflux RND transporter permease subunit: MTKNAVASNLLMLVLIIGGLLTLPSIKQEVFPEFELDFVLVTVPYPGASPSEVEQGVVLALEEAVRSVDGIKEVRGTASEGVGTLVIELLLGTNTDRALADVKSAVDRVTSFPKDVERPVVSLAQSRRQVVSIVVHGDASEKALREYAERVRDDLLSDGKITLVELSGVRPPEVSIEVPREQLRRYGLTLDQIAQRVGAASVEIPGGGVKTPSGEVLLRTAERRERGAEFAAITLLSRPDGSEVKVGDIAQVKDDFRETDQEAFFNGRRAAMVNVFRVGDQTPLAISEVVNRYVEEHRSSLPPGVDLSIWSDTSEVYADRIDLLRRNANLGLILVVVVLGMFLELRLALWVTLGIPISFIGSLLFLPAWGASINMISLFAFIVCLGIVVDDAIVVGEAVYTKTREGMSRMDAAIAGVREVAVPVVFAVATTLVAFAPMLFVPGPAGKFFRLIPIVVIAVLTISLVESLLVLPAHLAHKGMGVLVPTGALSIGLLLGLPYGAKYAIGFAVGALLIGGVVMLVATRIAEGRIFRYIENLQQRFSRFVEWFVEHYYVPVIDAALTRRYLTLAVSVAIFLSVMGLVAGGRVNFTFLPRVDSDVVVGQLEMPFGTSVDETRAVNDRMVKRAQALLDEMGGGKVVGRGIFSQVGNKGAMAGGPSAAVKGSGGSHLAEVAVFLVPLKDRSFSSTEFSRRWRETIGEVPGVRTLKFGFSTGPSAGSAVDIALSHKDLGVLESAATRVAEKLGEYNGVYDIDNGFAAGKEQLDLRLLPSARVLGLTETDLARQVRSSFFGAEAVRQQRGRDELRVYVRLPKAERSSEHDIEELVVRTPGGGEIPLAQAAELKRGSSYTSIQRKDGRRVVRVTAEVDEGVANANKVIADVQRDVLPGILADYDGVTYSLEGEQKNQAETMASLGKGFVFALIAIFGLLAVVFRSYAQPIIIMAVIPFGMVGAVLGHVAMGYDMSLMSMMGVVALSGVVVNDSLILVDAANGFRAQGLSRREAIVSGGARRFRPILLTSLTTFFGLIPMITETSMQARFLIPMAISLGFGVLLSTIICLILVPSAYAIVDDIKLGWEALLRFITGREGPASSPAPGE; encoded by the coding sequence ATGACCAAAAACGCGGTCGCCTCCAACTTGTTGATGCTGGTGCTGATCATCGGGGGACTGCTCACCCTGCCCAGCATCAAACAAGAGGTCTTTCCCGAGTTCGAGCTCGACTTCGTGCTGGTCACGGTGCCCTATCCCGGCGCCAGCCCCTCCGAAGTCGAGCAAGGGGTGGTGCTGGCGCTCGAAGAAGCGGTGCGCTCCGTGGACGGCATCAAAGAGGTGCGCGGGACCGCTTCGGAGGGTGTCGGCACGTTGGTGATCGAACTGCTGCTGGGCACCAACACGGACCGTGCCTTGGCGGACGTGAAGAGCGCCGTAGATCGCGTCACGAGCTTTCCAAAGGACGTAGAGCGTCCCGTGGTCAGCTTGGCGCAATCCCGACGACAAGTCGTCAGCATCGTGGTGCACGGCGACGCGTCGGAAAAGGCGCTGAGAGAGTACGCCGAGCGCGTGCGGGACGACCTGCTCTCCGACGGCAAGATCACCCTGGTCGAGCTCTCCGGCGTGCGCCCTCCCGAGGTCAGCATCGAGGTGCCGCGAGAGCAGCTGCGACGCTACGGACTCACCCTCGACCAAATCGCCCAGCGCGTGGGCGCCGCGTCCGTCGAGATCCCCGGCGGCGGCGTCAAGACGCCGAGCGGCGAGGTGCTGCTACGCACGGCGGAGCGACGCGAGCGCGGCGCGGAGTTCGCCGCGATCACCCTGTTGTCTCGTCCGGACGGCAGCGAGGTGAAGGTGGGGGACATCGCTCAGGTGAAGGACGACTTCCGCGAAACGGATCAAGAGGCGTTCTTCAACGGCCGTCGAGCGGCGATGGTCAATGTCTTCCGCGTCGGCGACCAGACGCCGCTGGCGATCTCCGAGGTGGTCAACCGCTACGTCGAGGAGCATCGCTCGTCGCTGCCGCCGGGGGTCGATCTGAGCATCTGGAGCGACACCTCCGAGGTCTACGCGGACCGCATCGATCTCCTGCGTCGCAATGCGAACCTGGGACTCATCCTGGTCGTGGTCGTGCTGGGCATGTTCTTGGAGTTGCGGCTGGCGCTGTGGGTCACCCTCGGCATTCCGATTTCCTTCATTGGCTCACTGCTGTTCCTGCCGGCCTGGGGCGCATCCATCAACATGATCTCCCTGTTCGCGTTCATCGTGTGCTTGGGCATCGTGGTGGACGACGCGATCGTGGTGGGCGAAGCCGTCTACACCAAGACACGCGAAGGCATGTCCCGCATGGACGCTGCCATTGCAGGCGTGCGCGAAGTGGCGGTGCCCGTGGTCTTTGCCGTTGCCACGACCCTGGTGGCGTTTGCGCCGATGCTGTTCGTCCCCGGCCCCGCCGGAAAGTTCTTCCGACTGATCCCCATCGTCGTGATCGCGGTGCTCACCATTTCGCTGGTGGAGAGCCTGCTCGTGCTTCCCGCGCATTTGGCCCACAAGGGCATGGGGGTGCTGGTTCCCACCGGCGCCTTGAGCATCGGGCTGCTCTTGGGGCTTCCCTATGGAGCCAAGTATGCCATCGGCTTCGCCGTCGGCGCGCTGCTCATCGGTGGCGTGGTGATGTTGGTGGCCACGCGCATCGCCGAGGGCCGGATCTTTCGCTACATCGAGAACCTGCAGCAACGCTTCAGTCGCTTCGTGGAGTGGTTCGTCGAGCACTACTACGTACCCGTGATCGATGCCGCACTGACGCGGCGCTATCTCACCCTCGCCGTGTCGGTTGCGATCTTTCTTTCCGTGATGGGGCTGGTGGCAGGCGGACGCGTCAACTTCACCTTCTTGCCCCGCGTCGACAGCGACGTGGTGGTGGGCCAGTTGGAAATGCCTTTTGGTACCTCCGTCGACGAAACCCGAGCCGTCAACGACCGCATGGTCAAGCGCGCCCAAGCACTGCTCGACGAAATGGGCGGGGGCAAGGTCGTGGGGCGGGGGATCTTCTCGCAAGTCGGCAACAAGGGTGCAATGGCGGGCGGGCCGTCCGCGGCCGTCAAAGGCAGCGGTGGCAGCCATCTAGCCGAGGTCGCCGTGTTCTTGGTGCCGCTGAAGGACCGCAGCTTCTCCTCCACGGAGTTTTCTCGACGTTGGCGTGAGACCATTGGCGAAGTGCCGGGCGTGCGGACGTTGAAGTTCGGCTTTTCCACGGGGCCGAGCGCGGGTTCCGCCGTCGACATTGCGCTTTCTCACAAGGACTTGGGCGTGCTCGAGTCGGCGGCGACGCGCGTGGCAGAAAAGCTCGGGGAGTACAACGGCGTCTACGACATCGACAACGGCTTTGCGGCGGGCAAAGAGCAGCTCGATTTGCGGCTCTTGCCCAGCGCGCGGGTGCTCGGCCTCACCGAGACGGACCTGGCGCGGCAGGTCCGCAGCTCCTTCTTCGGCGCCGAGGCGGTGCGCCAACAGCGAGGGCGCGACGAGTTACGCGTCTACGTGCGACTGCCCAAGGCGGAGCGCAGCAGCGAGCACGACATCGAAGAGCTGGTGGTTCGCACCCCGGGGGGGGGCGAGATCCCCTTGGCGCAGGCCGCCGAACTCAAGCGGGGCAGTTCCTACACCAGCATTCAGCGCAAAGACGGGCGCCGCGTCGTTCGTGTCACCGCCGAGGTGGACGAGGGCGTCGCTAACGCCAACAAGGTCATCGCCGACGTGCAGCGCGACGTACTGCCGGGCATTTTGGCGGACTACGATGGCGTGACCTACTCCCTGGAAGGCGAACAGAAGAACCAAGCCGAGACCATGGCTAGCTTGGGCAAAGGCTTCGTGTTCGCGCTGATCGCCATCTTCGGTCTGCTGGCGGTGGTGTTCCGCAGCTACGCTCAGCCCATCATCATCATGGCGGTCATTCCTTTCGGCATGGTTGGCGCGGTGCTGGGGCACGTCGCCATGGGTTACGACATGTCGCTGATGAGCATGATGGGCGTCGTCGCGCTGTCGGGCGTGGTGGTGAACGACTCCTTGATCCTGGTGGACGCCGCCAACGGCTTTCGCGCCCAAGGCTTGTCTCGCCGTGAGGCCATCGTCTCGGGTGGTGCACGTCGCTTTCGGCCCATCCTGCTCACCAGCCTGACCACCTTCTTCGGTCTGATCCCGATGATCACCGAGACCAGCATGCAGGCTCGCTTCCTGATCCCCATGGCGATCAGCCTCGGCTTCGGCGTGCTGCTCTCCACCATCATCTGCCTGATCCTGGTGCCCAGCGCTTACGCCATCGTCGATGACATCAAGCTCGGCTGGGAGGCGCTGCTGCGCTTCATCACCGGACGAGAAGGCCCGGCCAGTTCGCCGGCTCCGGGCGAGTGA
- a CDS encoding GDSL-type esterase/lipase family protein, giving the protein MPALRAPSVTAIVIALSAIAAGSMSRCGRDASPPASTSLGSTPANAPPNPGAVANSAQPTTQDASADARAPIDSGPDVAPAPAGPVNVVVLGDSLTDGRVGGGGYWKYLKKRCPKSQFHDFGKGADMVNQMRKRFFRDVMNDDGRAFGGQHYTHVVVFGGVNDLYSDLTAGRTVKLISDDLSRIYGAAHRHGARVVAITVAPWGGFTKYFNERRGEATLRLNGWISEQASAGKIDAVVDAYALLSCGRTTHLCADYGHPIRDGLHFGAGGHEVLGKALYDAEFSGCR; this is encoded by the coding sequence ATGCCAGCGCTACGCGCCCCATCCGTCACGGCCATCGTGATCGCGCTGTCCGCAATCGCGGCAGGCTCGATGTCCCGCTGCGGCCGCGACGCCTCGCCCCCTGCCTCGACGTCACTGGGTAGCACGCCTGCCAACGCACCCCCGAACCCCGGCGCCGTCGCGAACTCGGCGCAGCCGACTACCCAGGACGCCAGTGCCGACGCGCGTGCGCCGATCGATTCGGGTCCGGATGTCGCACCCGCGCCGGCCGGTCCCGTCAACGTGGTCGTGCTGGGCGACTCGTTGACCGACGGGCGCGTGGGCGGCGGCGGCTACTGGAAGTATCTGAAGAAGCGCTGTCCCAAGAGCCAGTTTCACGACTTTGGCAAGGGCGCGGACATGGTCAATCAGATGCGCAAGCGCTTCTTCCGTGACGTGATGAACGATGACGGGCGTGCCTTTGGCGGCCAGCACTACACCCACGTCGTCGTCTTCGGCGGCGTCAACGATCTCTACAGTGACCTCACCGCTGGACGCACCGTGAAGTTGATCAGCGACGATCTGAGCCGCATCTACGGCGCCGCACACCGCCACGGGGCACGCGTCGTCGCGATCACCGTGGCGCCCTGGGGCGGCTTCACCAAGTACTTCAACGAGCGCAGGGGGGAAGCGACCCTGCGCTTGAACGGGTGGATCAGCGAACAGGCGAGTGCGGGCAAGATAGACGCTGTGGTGGACGCCTACGCCCTGCTGTCCTGCGGGCGCACCACGCACCTGTGCGCGGACTACGGCCACCCCATCCGTGACGGGTTGCACTTCGGGGCTGGCGGGCACGAAGTGCTCGGCAAGGCGCTCTATGACGCCGAGTTCTCGGGCTGCCGCTGA
- a CDS encoding CDP-alcohol phosphatidyltransferase family protein, producing the protein MGAAAEVYQRTRKRPDLFWNTYVCRPLAAVFVAAVKDTRITPNQITIAAVAVAVFSAALLVGWPGYLGLVVAVVVYELSYVLDCADGMLARWRNHQSTSGHLLDFLMDEIKAFVILAAVATRLWREHHDERYLLLGLAGLVCLSTGIALTTFQRRPEIAPPAAEPGAAAQLGAAAQLGAAAQPASPLKRAVRLVERVAKFLIHYPSYILYVALSGHMEFFLLPYVAVNALYAAKTFASVALRFGRQASEG; encoded by the coding sequence ATGGGCGCCGCGGCGGAGGTCTACCAGCGTACTCGCAAGCGCCCGGATCTATTCTGGAATACCTACGTGTGTCGGCCCTTGGCGGCGGTCTTCGTTGCCGCGGTGAAGGACACGCGCATCACGCCCAACCAGATCACGATCGCAGCCGTGGCTGTTGCGGTCTTCTCGGCGGCGCTACTCGTCGGCTGGCCCGGCTACCTCGGCCTGGTGGTCGCCGTCGTCGTGTACGAGCTGTCCTACGTGCTCGACTGCGCCGACGGCATGCTCGCCCGCTGGCGCAACCACCAGTCGACCAGTGGGCACCTGCTCGACTTCTTGATGGACGAGATCAAGGCCTTCGTGATCCTTGCCGCCGTGGCCACGCGCCTCTGGCGCGAACATCACGACGAGCGTTACCTCTTGCTCGGCCTGGCCGGCTTGGTGTGCCTCTCCACGGGCATCGCGCTCACGACCTTTCAGCGCCGCCCGGAGATCGCGCCGCCCGCGGCCGAGCCCGGCGCAGCAGCCCAGCTCGGCGCGGCAGCCCAGCTCGGCGCGGCAGCCCAGCCCGCTTCGCCCCTCAAGCGCGCTGTTCGTCTGGTGGAGCGCGTCGCGAAGTTCCTGATTCACTATCCGAGCTACATTCTCTACGTCGCGCTGAGCGGTCACATGGAGTTCTTCTTGCTGCCCTACGTGGCGGTCAACGCGCTCTACGCAGCGAAGACCTTCGCCTCCGTCGCGCTCCGCTTCGGCCGCCAAGCCTCCGAAGGCTAG